A section of the Lathamus discolor isolate bLatDis1 chromosome 6, bLatDis1.hap1, whole genome shotgun sequence genome encodes:
- the LOC136017051 gene encoding triokinase/FMN cyclase-like isoform X2, which produces MSPPPLLHHYGVPVLSLCVTPLCPQGPKKLVNCKARYIWKGMLTGVVAGAIFTSPAVGSILAAIRAVTQAGAAGTLLIVKNYTRNQLNFGLALEQARAEGASMRMVVVGDDSAFTTLKKAGRRGLCSTVLIHKVAGALAEAGASLDEIVEKVSVAAKGLGTVGLSLSPCSVPGSKPTFQLAADEMELRLGIHGEAGVRRMKMLTADEAVEMMLAHMTDPSNASHLPLSPGASVVLVVNNLGGLSCLELGIVAGAAVLCLERRGISIARALVGSFMTALEMAGVSLTLMLVEEELVGLIDAKTTAMAWPNLATAPVTSQRQELLAPKEGAGTTRHETSSGPGAARVQRVLELVCSTLLGMQDRLNELDCQAGDGDCGHTHAQAA; this is translated from the exons ATGAGCCCCCCACCCCTTTTACACCACTATGGGGTCCCTGTGTTATCCCTTTGTGTCACCCCTTTGTGCCCCCAGGGCCCCAAGAAGCTGGTGAACTGTAAGGCAA GGTACATCTGGAAGGGGATGCTCACTGGTGTGGTGGCTGGAGCCATCTTCACCTCTCCGGCTGTGGGCAGCATCCTGGCGGCCATCCGGGCAGTGACACAGGCTGGGGCAG CCGGGACCCTCCTCATCGTCAAGAACTACACCAGGAACCAGCTCAACTTCGGGCTGGCGCTGGAGCAGGCGCGGGCAGAGGGGGCCAGCATGCgcatggtggtggtgggggacGACAGCGCCTTCACCACGCTGAAGAAAGCCGGGCGCCGCGGGCTCTGCAGCACCGTCCTCATCCATAAG GTCGCAGGAGCTCTGGCTGAGGCAGGAGCAAGCTTGGATGAGATTGTGGAGAAGGTGTCAGTAGCTGCCAAAGGCTTGG GTACCGTGGggctcagcctgtctccatgcAGCGTTCCTGGCTCCAAACCCACTTTCCAGCTGGCTGCTGATGAGATGGAGCTGCGCCTGG GGATCCATGGCGAGGCAGGAGTGCGCAGGATGAAG ATGCTGACAGCGGATGAGGCGGTGGAGATGATGCTGGCCCACATGACAGACCCCTCCAATGCCTCCCACCTCCCCCTGAGCCCCG GAGCCTctgtggtgctggtggtgaACAACCTGGGTGGTTTGTCCTGCCTGGAGCTGGGCATCgtggctggggctgctgtgctctgcctgg AGAGACGAGGGATCAGCATCGCCAGGGCACTGGTGGGCTCCTTCATGACGGCGCTGGAGATGGCCGGAGTGTCCCTCACCCTCatgctggtggaggaggagctggtgggGCTCATTG ATGCCAAGACCACGGCCATGGCATGGCCCAACCTGGCCACGGCGCCTGTAACGAGCCAgagacaggagctgctggcaccaAAGGAGGGAGCAGGAACCACGCGGCATGAGACCAGCTCAG GGCCCGGTGCAGCGcgggtgcagagggtgctggagctggtgtgCAGCACCCTGCTCGGCATGCAGGATAGGCTCAACGAGCTGGACTGTCAGGCAGGAGATGGGGACTGTGGCCACACACACGCTCAGGCTGCTtga
- the LOC136017051 gene encoding triokinase/FMN cyclase-like isoform X4 — protein sequence MLTGVVAGAIFTSPAVGSILAAIRAVTQAGAAGTLLIVKNYTRNQLNFGLALEQARAEGASMRMVVVGDDSAFTTLKKAGRRGLCSTVLIHKVAGALAEAGASLDEIVEKVSVAAKGLGTVGLSLSPCSVPGSKPTFQLAADEMELRLGIHGEAGVRRMKMLTADEAVEMMLAHMTDPSNASHLPLSPGASVVLVVNNLGGLSCLELGIVAGAAVLCLERRGISIARALVGSFMTALEMAGVSLTLMLVEEELVGLIDAKTTAMAWPNLATAPVTSQRQELLAPKEGAGTTRHETSSGPGAARVQRVLELVCSTLLGMQDRLNELDCQAGDGDCGHTHAQAA from the exons ATGCTCACTGGTGTGGTGGCTGGAGCCATCTTCACCTCTCCGGCTGTGGGCAGCATCCTGGCGGCCATCCGGGCAGTGACACAGGCTGGGGCAG CCGGGACCCTCCTCATCGTCAAGAACTACACCAGGAACCAGCTCAACTTCGGGCTGGCGCTGGAGCAGGCGCGGGCAGAGGGGGCCAGCATGCgcatggtggtggtgggggacGACAGCGCCTTCACCACGCTGAAGAAAGCCGGGCGCCGCGGGCTCTGCAGCACCGTCCTCATCCATAAG GTCGCAGGAGCTCTGGCTGAGGCAGGAGCAAGCTTGGATGAGATTGTGGAGAAGGTGTCAGTAGCTGCCAAAGGCTTGG GTACCGTGGggctcagcctgtctccatgcAGCGTTCCTGGCTCCAAACCCACTTTCCAGCTGGCTGCTGATGAGATGGAGCTGCGCCTGG GGATCCATGGCGAGGCAGGAGTGCGCAGGATGAAG ATGCTGACAGCGGATGAGGCGGTGGAGATGATGCTGGCCCACATGACAGACCCCTCCAATGCCTCCCACCTCCCCCTGAGCCCCG GAGCCTctgtggtgctggtggtgaACAACCTGGGTGGTTTGTCCTGCCTGGAGCTGGGCATCgtggctggggctgctgtgctctgcctgg AGAGACGAGGGATCAGCATCGCCAGGGCACTGGTGGGCTCCTTCATGACGGCGCTGGAGATGGCCGGAGTGTCCCTCACCCTCatgctggtggaggaggagctggtgggGCTCATTG ATGCCAAGACCACGGCCATGGCATGGCCCAACCTGGCCACGGCGCCTGTAACGAGCCAgagacaggagctgctggcaccaAAGGAGGGAGCAGGAACCACGCGGCATGAGACCAGCTCAG GGCCCGGTGCAGCGcgggtgcagagggtgctggagctggtgtgCAGCACCCTGCTCGGCATGCAGGATAGGCTCAACGAGCTGGACTGTCAGGCAGGAGATGGGGACTGTGGCCACACACACGCTCAGGCTGCTtga
- the LOC136017051 gene encoding triokinase/FMN cyclase-like isoform X3, which produces MEGPKKLVNCKARYIWKGMLTGVVAGAIFTSPAVGSILAAIRAVTQAGAAGTLLIVKNYTRNQLNFGLALEQARAEGASMRMVVVGDDSAFTTLKKAGRRGLCSTVLIHKVAGALAEAGASLDEIVEKVSVAAKGLGTVGLSLSPCSVPGSKPTFQLAADEMELRLGIHGEAGVRRMKMLTADEAVEMMLAHMTDPSNASHLPLSPGASVVLVVNNLGGLSCLELGIVAGAAVLCLERRGISIARALVGSFMTALEMAGVSLTLMLVEEELVGLIDAKTTAMAWPNLATAPVTSQRQELLAPKEGAGTTRHETSSGPGAARVQRVLELVCSTLLGMQDRLNELDCQAGDGDCGHTHAQAA; this is translated from the exons ATGGAG GGCCCCAAGAAGCTGGTGAACTGTAAGGCAA GGTACATCTGGAAGGGGATGCTCACTGGTGTGGTGGCTGGAGCCATCTTCACCTCTCCGGCTGTGGGCAGCATCCTGGCGGCCATCCGGGCAGTGACACAGGCTGGGGCAG CCGGGACCCTCCTCATCGTCAAGAACTACACCAGGAACCAGCTCAACTTCGGGCTGGCGCTGGAGCAGGCGCGGGCAGAGGGGGCCAGCATGCgcatggtggtggtgggggacGACAGCGCCTTCACCACGCTGAAGAAAGCCGGGCGCCGCGGGCTCTGCAGCACCGTCCTCATCCATAAG GTCGCAGGAGCTCTGGCTGAGGCAGGAGCAAGCTTGGATGAGATTGTGGAGAAGGTGTCAGTAGCTGCCAAAGGCTTGG GTACCGTGGggctcagcctgtctccatgcAGCGTTCCTGGCTCCAAACCCACTTTCCAGCTGGCTGCTGATGAGATGGAGCTGCGCCTGG GGATCCATGGCGAGGCAGGAGTGCGCAGGATGAAG ATGCTGACAGCGGATGAGGCGGTGGAGATGATGCTGGCCCACATGACAGACCCCTCCAATGCCTCCCACCTCCCCCTGAGCCCCG GAGCCTctgtggtgctggtggtgaACAACCTGGGTGGTTTGTCCTGCCTGGAGCTGGGCATCgtggctggggctgctgtgctctgcctgg AGAGACGAGGGATCAGCATCGCCAGGGCACTGGTGGGCTCCTTCATGACGGCGCTGGAGATGGCCGGAGTGTCCCTCACCCTCatgctggtggaggaggagctggtgggGCTCATTG ATGCCAAGACCACGGCCATGGCATGGCCCAACCTGGCCACGGCGCCTGTAACGAGCCAgagacaggagctgctggcaccaAAGGAGGGAGCAGGAACCACGCGGCATGAGACCAGCTCAG GGCCCGGTGCAGCGcgggtgcagagggtgctggagctggtgtgCAGCACCCTGCTCGGCATGCAGGATAGGCTCAACGAGCTGGACTGTCAGGCAGGAGATGGGGACTGTGGCCACACACACGCTCAGGCTGCTtga
- the LOC136017051 gene encoding triokinase/FMN cyclase-like isoform X1: protein MGQRGRPSLSCCSNVWSGQGLSERHALPERRESWEEAETGHLTQTDQRGYIWKGMLTGVVAGAIFTSPAVGSILAAIRAVTQAGAAGTLLIVKNYTRNQLNFGLALEQARAEGASMRMVVVGDDSAFTTLKKAGRRGLCSTVLIHKVAGALAEAGASLDEIVEKVSVAAKGLGTVGLSLSPCSVPGSKPTFQLAADEMELRLGIHGEAGVRRMKMLTADEAVEMMLAHMTDPSNASHLPLSPGASVVLVVNNLGGLSCLELGIVAGAAVLCLERRGISIARALVGSFMTALEMAGVSLTLMLVEEELVGLIDAKTTAMAWPNLATAPVTSQRQELLAPKEGAGTTRHETSSGPGAARVQRVLELVCSTLLGMQDRLNELDCQAGDGDCGHTHAQAA, encoded by the exons ATGGGTCAAAGAGGACGGCCATCCTTGAG ttgctgctcaaatgtttggtctggccaaggactttctgagcgtcatgctctgccagagaggagggaaagctgggaggaagcagagacaggacacctgacccaaactgaccaaagag GGTACATCTGGAAGGGGATGCTCACTGGTGTGGTGGCTGGAGCCATCTTCACCTCTCCGGCTGTGGGCAGCATCCTGGCGGCCATCCGGGCAGTGACACAGGCTGGGGCAG CCGGGACCCTCCTCATCGTCAAGAACTACACCAGGAACCAGCTCAACTTCGGGCTGGCGCTGGAGCAGGCGCGGGCAGAGGGGGCCAGCATGCgcatggtggtggtgggggacGACAGCGCCTTCACCACGCTGAAGAAAGCCGGGCGCCGCGGGCTCTGCAGCACCGTCCTCATCCATAAG GTCGCAGGAGCTCTGGCTGAGGCAGGAGCAAGCTTGGATGAGATTGTGGAGAAGGTGTCAGTAGCTGCCAAAGGCTTGG GTACCGTGGggctcagcctgtctccatgcAGCGTTCCTGGCTCCAAACCCACTTTCCAGCTGGCTGCTGATGAGATGGAGCTGCGCCTGG GGATCCATGGCGAGGCAGGAGTGCGCAGGATGAAG ATGCTGACAGCGGATGAGGCGGTGGAGATGATGCTGGCCCACATGACAGACCCCTCCAATGCCTCCCACCTCCCCCTGAGCCCCG GAGCCTctgtggtgctggtggtgaACAACCTGGGTGGTTTGTCCTGCCTGGAGCTGGGCATCgtggctggggctgctgtgctctgcctgg AGAGACGAGGGATCAGCATCGCCAGGGCACTGGTGGGCTCCTTCATGACGGCGCTGGAGATGGCCGGAGTGTCCCTCACCCTCatgctggtggaggaggagctggtgggGCTCATTG ATGCCAAGACCACGGCCATGGCATGGCCCAACCTGGCCACGGCGCCTGTAACGAGCCAgagacaggagctgctggcaccaAAGGAGGGAGCAGGAACCACGCGGCATGAGACCAGCTCAG GGCCCGGTGCAGCGcgggtgcagagggtgctggagctggtgtgCAGCACCCTGCTCGGCATGCAGGATAGGCTCAACGAGCTGGACTGTCAGGCAGGAGATGGGGACTGTGGCCACACACACGCTCAGGCTGCTtga